In Tripterygium wilfordii isolate XIE 37 chromosome 23, ASM1340144v1, whole genome shotgun sequence, one genomic interval encodes:
- the LOC119992949 gene encoding protein BOLA4, chloroplastic/mitochondrial-like — protein MATKTLAMRPYILSSSRTRLLLRQALPSFPRNPPTRFDSLSTISSGSTRSTRPDVPVKTDYGYNFSRLGFGMVRHRKFATGATHVNDTGSVDSPLIYSMEKKIKEELNAESVTVKDASGDGRHVIIDVVSTSFEGQSTVNRQRMVYKVIWEELQSVVHAVDQMTTKTPSEAATGK, from the exons ATGGCTACCAAAACCTTAGCGATGCGCCCGTACATCCTCAGCTCGTCAAGAACCCGCCTCCTCCTTCGGCAAGCTCTCCCTTCGTTTCCACGGAATCCTCCCACACGCTTCGATTCACTGTCCACAATCTCTTCTGGCAGTACGCGCAGCACGAGACCCGACGTCCCAGTCAAAACCGATTACGGCTATAACTTCAGCAGATTAGGGTTTGGGATGGTCCGTCATCGCAAATTCGCCACCGGAGCCACTCATGTGAATGATACGGGCTCCGTTGACTCACCTCTCATCTATTCCATGGAGAAGAAG ATCAAGGAAGAACTAAATGCAGAATCAGTCACTGTTAAAGATGCTTCTGGGGATGGCCGACATGTGAT CATTGATGTTGTCTCTACATCCTTTGAGGGACAATCAACTGTAAATAGGCAGAGGATGGTGTATAAAGTAATATGGGAGGAGCTTCAAAGCGTGGTGCATGCGGTTGACCAGATGACTACTAAAACGCCCTCTGAAGCAGCAACGGGGAAGTGA
- the LOC119993495 gene encoding BTB/POZ domain-containing protein At5g17580-like produces PFVLLISHSVVLPFLKILCVLGVIFQYLIRYRLSKSSSSSDIQPHIHEVPFTLNRELLAAKSAKAAALLVGNSQEDLSLLFQDIPADPETFELVARFCYGFEVQISTENVVSLICLANYLEMTESHSANNLLRKSLTFFEQRVLSSWNETVKAFRMMESILHQALDLGLVDACLESIIQKVLADPHLLGEPAQNTENDCDSEDNERFRPNVRRRLFATTDWQSEDLTMLSLQLYKPTIRAIKQHRVPSEYISASIFQYARKWVLSSSIDEENMSIYKRNSMREIIEAVERLLPNEKGLLPSTSLFEMLRFAIALEASSDCRNGFEIRIGKQLDQAMVKDLLIPSQGYAKEVRYDIESIRRILKHFYSNYNGSSISGLITVAELIEKLLAEVASDRDLKAETFVSLAEMSVAASLGTHRNSDGIYRDIDIYLDKHRYLTEMEREEVCRVLDCQKMSHDACEHAAKNERLPLRFVVQVLFIAQLQLRNTITKEMQCVDNKLRNENVEEEMENEVKKVGSGEEEVKTEMKLMSSKVMELERECHMMKEEIISGCSSQRAKKGKTSIWKEMKRKIGCMSSIHHYNCQSKKKKLYPKHGDTSLPCGRKLEAPAFTP; encoded by the exons CCCTTTGTTCTTCTTATCTCTCATTCAGttgttcttccttttcttaAAATTCTTTGTGTTCTTGGTGTCATTTTTCAATATCTTATTCGTTACAGGTTGTCCAAGTCTAGTTCCTCATCAGATATTCAACCCCATATACATGAAGTGCCTTTTACACTCAACAGA GAACTTCTGGCTGCAAAATCTGCCAAGGCAGCTGCTTTACTTGTAGGGAATTCCCAAGAAGACCTCTCTTTACTCTTTCAAGACATACCAGCTGACCCTGAAACTTTTGAGCTCGTTGCTAGGTTTTGCTATGGATTTGAAGTGCAGATTTCGACTGAGAATGTTGTATCCCTCATCTGCCTTGCTAACTACCTTGAGATGACAGAAAGTCACAGCGCAAACAACTTATTGAGAAAGTCTCTTACCTTTTTTGAACAAAGAGTCCTCTCAAGCTGGAACGAAACCGTCAAGGCTTTTCGTATGATGGAAAGCATCCTTCACCAAGCCCTGGATCTTGGTCTAGTTGATGCATGTTTAGAGTCTATAATTCAGAAGGTATTAGCCGACCCTCACCTTCTTGGAGAACCTGCTCAAAACACAGAAAATGATTGTGATAGTGAGGACAATGAACGGTTTAGGCCAAATGTGAGGAGAAGGCTATTTGCTACTACTGATTGGCAATCAGAGGATTTGACAATGCTGTCTCTCCAGCTCTACAAACCCACTATTCGTGCGATAAAACAGCATCGAGTCCCATCAGAATACATTTCTGCATCAATTTTTCAATATGCAAGAAAATGGGTGCTTTCTAGCAGCATCGATGAGGAGAATATGTCGATTTACAAGAGGAACTCGATGAGGGAAATCATTGAGGCAGTGGAACGGCTTTTGCCTAATGAGAAAGGGCTCCTTCCAAGCACATCATTATTTGAAATGTTGAGGTTTGCTATTGCCTTGGAAGCTAGCTCTGATTGTAGGAATGGCTTCGAGATCAGAATCGGAAAACAACTAGACCAGGCTATGGTCAAAGACCTCTTGATACCTTCTCAAGGCTATGCTAAGGAAGTACGGTATGATATCGAGTCTATCAGAAGAATCCTGAAGCATTTCTACAGCAATTACAATGGCTCCAGTATTTCAGGGTTAATCACGGTGGCAGAACTCATTGAAAAACTTTTAGCTGAGGTTGCCAGTGACAGAGATTTGAAGGCAGAAACATTTGTATCACTAGCGGAGATGTCAGTGGCAGCGTCGTTAGGTACACACCGAAATTCTGATGGAATCTACAGAGATATTGACATTTATCTTGACAAGCATAGATACCTAACAGAGATGGAGAGGGAAGAGGTGTGCCGGGTTTTGGATTGTCAAAAAATGTCTCATGACGCTTGTGAACACGCAGCAAAAAATGAAAGATTACCATTAAGGTTTGTGGTACAAGTGCTGTTTATCGCACAGTTGCAGCTGCGCAACACAATCACAAAGGAGATGCAATGTGTTGATAACAAATTGAGAAACGAAAACGTGGAAGAAGAAATGGAGAATGAAGTGAAGAAGGTGGGTTCGGGTGAGGAAGAAGTAAAGACAGAAATGAAGTTGATGAGTAGCAAAGTGATGGAGTTAGAGAGGGAATGTCATATGATGAAGGAGGAGATTATAAGTGGGTGTAGTAGCCAGAGAGCCAAGAAAGGGAAGACCAGCATTTGGAAGGAAATGAAGAGGAAAATTGGGTGCATGAGTAGCATTCATCACTATAACTGccaatcaaagaagaagaaactgtaTCCAAAACATGGGGATACTTCTTTACCTTGTGGAAGGAAGCTGGAAGCACCGGCTTTTACGCCCTAG